In Methanofervidicoccus sp. A16, the sequence GCCCCTATGATGTCTGAGTACGAGATGAGATGTATCGTATGCAAACTGAAAAAAATAGCAAGAAAAAAGAAGATGGCAAATTACAAAAGTGTCAATGAGATATTAGACGACTGGGCTAGTAGAGCCTACCAGTTAACTATGAAGTACTAACTTACCAACCCATTAGGAAGTAAGGTATAAGGGAAAGTATCATAATTATTCCTATGAATATAGTTAATAACTTCTTTAATTCTTTATCTTTATAATTTTTATTACTTTTATTATATTTATTTTTACCTCTCCTTTTCATGGATATCCCTCAGTTCCAGGTAAGATAACCTTACCAGTCTCTTCTCACTGATATTTAAGGATTTAATTAGATTCATAAGATCCTTCATAGCCTCTTCTCTCTCAGATTCAGATTTAACAGTTTTTTCAAATTCGGCAAAGTATCCTATCCCCTCCACCTCGTCAATAGACACAGTTATATCTTCACTGTTTTTGTATATCTCCCTTATCTTCTTAATTGGAGGTAGTGGTTTAAATCCAAGTTTTTCCAGTATCACCTTGGTAACATCTCCGTCATTTACAATAACCTGATACTCCTCCCTAGTCTTTGATTTATCGTCTATCTTTGGCCCTTTGTAGGTTAAATAGTAATTTATATACTTCTTGTAGAAATCTACAGATTTCCTTACCCTAAGTGCCTCGTCAGTTTTTCTAAAATCCCTATCTATACCGTTAAAGTAGGTATCGATTTCTTCAATTTTAGTATATTTTTTAAATC encodes:
- the cyaB gene encoding class IV adenylate cyclase codes for the protein MIEVELKVRLEKDEIPNLTRNLENLGFKKYTKIEEIDTYFNGIDRDFRKTDEALRVRKSVDFYKKYINYYLTYKGPKIDDKSKTREEYQVIVNDGDVTKVILEKLGFKPLPPIKKIREIYKNSEDITVSIDEVEGIGYFAEFEKTVKSESEREEAMKDLMNLIKSLNISEKRLVRLSYLELRDIHEKER